In Lathyrus oleraceus cultivar Zhongwan6 chromosome 2, CAAS_Psat_ZW6_1.0, whole genome shotgun sequence, the DNA window AATATGTATAATGCCAATGGAATTCCTACTCCATTGGTTTCTAGTAGTAAACTTTTCAAAGTTGGGTATGATGTAGTTTTTAATCCTACTCTGTTTAGATCTATTGTTGGTGCTTTTAAATATGTTACCTTGGCAAGGCCCAAAATCTCATTTTCTATGAATAAAGTTTGTCAGTTTCTGTCAAATCCATTGGAGGATCACTGAAAGGCTGCAAAGAGGATATTGAGGTATCTAAGTGACACTCTTAATCATGGTCTTATCATTCATCCTGCATCAGTTCAACAATCTTTGTCTTTGCTTGGGttttgtgatgttgattgggCATCAGATCTTGATGATAGAAGATCTACTTTGGGGGCTTGTGTGTTCCTTGGTCCTAATATTGTGTCTTGGTGGTCTAAAAAACAACAATTGATGGCTAAATCAAGTGCAGAGGCAGAATACAGAAGTATGGCTCAACTTGCTACATAAATACTTTGGGTGCAATCCCCTCTCAAAGAACTTCACTGCGAGTTTAAAACTCCAAAGATTTTGTGTGACAATCTTAGTATAGTCACACTTGCTCATAATCCTATTCTTTATAACAGGACTAAACATATGGAGTTAGATATTTTTTTTGTGCGAGAAAAGGTGCTCAACAAGAGTCTTGTTGTGGCTCATGTTCCTGCACAGGACCAGTGGGCAGATGCTTTAACTAAAAAATTATCTGCAATGAAATTTCTTCCTCTTCGTGATAAGCTCAGGGTGCTCAACAAGCAAAGCTTGATTGACACATCCTCCACTTCTAAGGGGAAATGATAGGGTAATGTATTAGTTAGCGTTATGTATTATTATAGTGTAGTCTATGGTGTGCTATTTCTATATAGTGTTGAGCTGTAATAGTTAGTTACAACATTCTCTCTAGAGTCATTGTATCTCATTTGGAAATATACAATATATGAAATTCTAACATAAATCCTAACTGATTTCTCAGATTCTATCAAAAGGAAATGATTTCTTTAATTCAGTCAATTTTTCATTGAAAGGGTGACCAAATATTAAGTGCCAAATGTTACAGGTATTATCATGTGTAGAATCATGGCGATTAACAGAGTTAGAGTTGTCACATGGGATATGCTTCAAATGAAAGTAATTGATACATAAATCAGTAAGACATAAAGGTGTGTTTGGAACTGCAGCATGTGAATGATTGAGAATGTACAACCCACTTATTAATTTAGTTGCACCGATCATCTTCATTGAGTAAGAGCTTTGTATCAAATAAGTGGAATTGTCAAAAATGAGTTGGCAATCAAGACAATGAGTTAGCTTAGGGACAAAATAAGATTGAAAGAGAATTGAGGCATGCATAAAACTGGTTAAAATGAAAGTGTTATAAAAAAGAATGGTGCTTGCAAAATTAGTGGTGACCATGGAAACATTTGGAATTTTAACTGTTGTGGGTGATATTATTTTCAAACAAGAGAAAAACTTTTGATAAAAACATGATCAGTAGCAATTGTATCAAGTATGAAGGATTCAAGTGTGACATTGATAGGAATATTGCAGATAATACATGTGTTGGACTTTAAGTGAGTGGTGAGGTGATTTACACTATGAGAATTGTGATGTGAAGATTGTTGAAGTAAGACCAACAAAGCTTTGTGTTGTATGGAGTAAAACTTAAGAAAACTTAATCTTGACAAGTCCATGTGGTTTGGGAACAAGGATGATATTCATACTTCTTAAAGCATGTATTTATAGTATGATTAGTCATACCACAATGTACACAAACTCGCGTACCTCTTCCTCGACCACCGAATGATCTACCACCTCTAACATTTCTGCCACGAAAAGAAGAACATCTGCCTTGGAATTAACCAGTAGAAAAAGCCAGGAGTTTTGATTCGTCAATAGGGGAAACAATTTGTCTTTCTAGTTGAACAAGCAAAAAATATAATATGCAAATGTTGAAAAAAGGATCCATTAATATGATCTGAGATCTAACTGCCGAATATTGGTCATTCAATTCTTTCAAGAATATGATACCTTGATCAGAATCCTTGTAACTACGAATTTCATCAATAGCTAAACACGATAATTTTCAGCATTTAACAATGGAGTAACTAACACAAGAGTTGAATTCTCATTAAGATGCATGAAGTAAGAATTAAGAGTATCATTTTGATAACATTTATTGAGATTGAAAGATGCATTGTGTTGATGGGATAGAGCATGACCATTAATGGTGCCTGAAGAACTCTCAATAGACATTGTTGAAGAGAAGAAAgaaagatgatgaagaagaataaATTGGATAACGATCAATGGAGTAAACGAAAAACAGGTTGAGATTTGTGAAGATTATGCAGCAGCGGTGGTGAAATCATAGCCACAAGTTAATGATACCATGTAAAAGTAGAACCATGAACACCATTGAAATGGAAAATGTAGCTTGCATTGCATAATAGAGAAATGAGTTACAACAAATCTAATCTACAATGATCAAGCTCATGCTACTTATATCCTCTACAGTTAGTTATTTTCACTAACTTACTCACAACTAACTAATGTAGGTTAGTTATGATTAACAAAACTAAAGATTACATAACGTAGGTTAGTTATGATTAACAAAACTAAAGATTACATCAATGGTGAAGTTAGCTTGCTATGCAAGTAACTGTACCAACTACATCTAATCTTCATGTTTAACAAAGGGAGAAAATCTTCCAACCCCCTAAATGATTTTGGTGTACACATAAAAAATTAATTCTGCTATTTAAAATTGTATAAATAAACAATGGAATTAAAAATGTGTTCAAATAATGATACTAACATCAAAAATGCCTTCAATAATTCTAATTTACCAAAATGAAATAATTTAACTATTTAACTTGACACATAAATTACACAATGCGTGAATTGTAACTTCCTATAGTCTTCAACAAACTATTGCAGAAATGACCCTATTCGACCCATTCACTGTCTTCTTTTCTTGGGCTTGCAATATTTACTTCTGGCTTTATAGAGCTACCAAAGGCATTCCAACCTAAAAGGCATGGCATGATAAACTGTGTACAAAAGCAACAACATTACAATATTAATCAAGTTGAATGCATAATTGGCAATATGCATTTACTCGAACAATGATTAATGAGTTGAATACAATGATTACTAATAATtacaaaatatatacaaaatatAGACCTAATAACTATGATCACATATTTTGCATAAAATAGATTTGATTGCTTCTTCTATGGACTATGGTATAATAACAGACAACATTAAACCAATTCTGCTACAGAAAAAGCTATTCTAAAATAAGCTTTTTTCGAAATAAGTTAGGTGATATCTCCCTTGAACTAAGTAGGATAAATTTACAAAGCACTTGAAATCAAAACAAAAGTAGGGGAGATCAGTGATGGGtagagaaagagaaagaaaacaTACACTGAAAAGTGATTTGAAAATTGCAAACTCAGCTTTTGTGACAGGGATAAAGATGTTTTCGTTTAGGTTTTCAGGCTTGTTTACAACACCTTCAAAAATTGACATAACAAAGTCAGAATTGAAGTAAATATTGCAACATTTAACTAGAAAATCAATCCAAGAGTATATATTAGTTACTACCAATTTCACGATGTAAGAGAAGTAAAATGAAATTAATAAAATAACAACCACAGAAGTTTATGAAGAAAGAGTATTACTAAGGTTAAACATGTGACCAGAATCGTCGTGAAGTGGCTCCACCTTCAAAACTTTTCTCGCTTTACCTTCATCACTGCATAACAAGACAGTTTACAAAATGCTTTACAAATATAAATCACATCAAAGACGATGAATACGTGAAACATTCAGTTAATAAGCATGAATCTATATGTATGAAACATTTCAGTTTAAATGCATGAATCTATCTATAGATACATATGGTCATATATTAAATACAAAATGACAGCAGAGAAGTTGGATATGTGAAACGATTCTGCTAATACATACGTATGAATCTATATATGTTGTCATATTTAATATAAAATCACAGCAAAAACATTGAATACGTGAAGCAATTCAGTAAGTACACATGACTCTAAATATAAGGTCGTATTAAATATTCTAAGACACCATCAAATCCCCTTAGGGGTGTGAAAAAAACGGTTATTCTTAACCAAATTGGTATCTAAATTGTTCCACTTAATTTTTAAAACTCAAATGCTAAAATATGAAAGTGGATATCCATTTTGTTATTCAAATATAAATCGATACCATAATAATGTGGTTTAGTTATTGGGTACCCAAATTTTATTATGTATTAAATTTATATGTTTGTCTTTTTTCATGGTTTTTCATATACACATTATGATGAGTCAAATTTCTCTAATAACACATTAATAAATTCTGAATGCCTTGCGAGGGGATAGAGAGCATGTAGAGTGGAAAAAAGATTCTCTTTACTAATCATGCTCGGCCTCGAGCTTGTTTTACACTGGTTGGCGTTACAAAACAGGTTACCTACAAAAGAGAGACTAATAAAGATTGGAATTATTAGTGATGGGCAATGTATTTTCTACACTCATAAGGAATCTGCAGAACATCTCTTTATTGAGTGCAGGTTCAGAAACACTGTTTGGAAAGATATTCTTGAGTGAATTGGATTTAATAGAAATCCTGGAGGTAGGGAAAATGAAAAGAATTGGCTTATTTGTGAAACCAGGAAAAAAGGCTGGAAGTGCTTGCTGTTGAAAATAGCTGTTGGAGAGACCATTTATGGTATATGGATAGCTAGAAATGAAAAGCTTTTCTCAAAAAAATAGCTGACAACGGGATGATAGAAAATATAAAGCATAGCATAGTCATTAGAACTTAGAAGTAGCTTGAATAGGAAATTAGCCTCTCATGTAAATGCTGCAATTTTCAGCATAGATTAGTGTTCGGTTGCTTTGGTGTTCCCTGGATCCTGCGTGGATCGGTTGTGTTGATCTGTTTTTGGTAATAAAAGTATGTTTTGTtccaaaaaaatattgtttttttctattttcgaaggaaaaatattttttaaaagactcataaaatttgttttaagtatttaaatttaaaaattgatATTAATTTAAAGGGAATAAAATTTAgatttaattagataattttgattaaaatcaaaAACCCATTTAGAATCGGTTTTAAAGTGATTTGGAACCGATTATGAATTTCAAACTGATTTTTGTGACAAGTGATTTGGTTTATAAATCATAACCATAAAAATGGGTTGTTTCACATTAATTGGTTACCCATTCACAGCCCTGAATCCCCTTCCAATTTGAGAAGGAAAAGTTATGTTATAATAAGGCAAAGAAAGCAATGATCAGAAATTTTGCATATGTTATGTTGGATCATTCATTCCAATAATTAGAAAGGTATGGAGAGCCAGAAACTACCTTTTTCCCAAAAAAGGGTCATGATAAAATTCACAAGTCTCCTTTGCACCAAGGTTGATTAGAATTCCAATTTCTCCCACTGACAACGAAAATACCTGTGTACAACCAAAGACGATTTACATTATGTTTTAAACTATAAGAATACAACTAAATTCGACAGAATCACAAATTTCAATGAAATCAGATATTTCAATTTTGTTATTGATGCAAGGGAGGCTCGAGGTTCATCACTTATAGAGCTTAAAAGCACACAAAAGATCCAACATGTAGGAGGAATCGAACCAGACAAGAACGCAATGTAAGCAACAAAACTAGACGTGTTAATATATTCTTTGTGAATCGGGACTAATTAAGAATGCTTACGTAAAAGCAAATTCATGGACAATTCTATCAGTTGCTACTTGTTAGCAGTAAGATAACTCGATAAcagaattttttttcaaaatgtACTATACAAACTATTTGATAATGTGTTTAAACAAAGATAATCGAAGGATCattcaaaaacaaaaatagaTATTCCTTAACTTCATCATACTTAAGCACAAAATAAACACAGATCTGCACAAATGATATTTCAGGTTATCAAACTCGAGTGGCTACTACATAAACTCATACAATCTTCCTAAAGCTAACTCATAGACTTGTAAAAGTTAATTTGACACGCAAAAAATGTGAAACATAATTTAATTCTACGTGCATACTAAATATTTAGCATTTTAACTTAGTACAAAAGGAACCACAGCATCACAATTCAAAATTGATAGACAAATTCACAAATGACAACAcaaattcacaaaaaagacaaATTAGCAAATCACAAAAATAGGTTCAAACTCATCACATAGAAAATAATGACTAAACAAATTAAATGTATTTTGTCTTTTGATATAAAAAGAGCTTATGCAAGCTTATTCATATGCACTTATTTTGTTAAGCACTTGTGTTATAAGCAGCAAAAAAGTTGTTTATTGACATGCCTCCAACACCAAGTTACTCCCTCTGGTCCTATTTATAAGAGAAAATTTATTTTTTAGGTTCATTGACTAATCAACGTAACTTATCTGCATAGACCAGATACATTGATCATCTAAAAAGATAATTTTCTCTTATAAATAGGACCAGAGATAGTAGTATAATACAAGAACCATAACTCGCCTGTTTTTTGGTCCAATCATATTGGAACGGAAGAACCGAAGGAGCAAATTGGAGCAGCACACAACCTTGTCTGGATATCTTGAATGCCCCTGACTACAAAAGcacacaaaaaatttcataatcaaacACTACATTATTCAAATTCCATAAAAATATACATTAGATTACAAAAATTCTAATGATAAATAACTTCATCAACCAACATACATCTAATGAAGTGAATTCGGGAGGTCTAGGAGCCACAGTGAGTACAGCTTTCCCTTTGTAAAGTGAATGGCCAACATAAACCCTAGCTGGCAATTTTACAACTGAAAAAATCACACAAATCAAAACATTaaattatgaaaataaaataaaatagtttCATCATCAAGATGATGAAACATTCATCATCAATTTCTCCTTCACCTGCTGTTTTATGAAAAGTAGCAGGTGACGGAGAAGGTTGAGGGCGTTCAGGCTGTGGTGAAGGAAATGGTTTCAGTATCGGTTTCGGTTGTACACGCTCTGGGTGGCTAGATGTGAAAGAGAATTGTGGAAGATTGGAGCAGAAAGTGGGAGCCACGCGCCTCGAAGAAATGAGTTTTCTGGGAGTGATGAAAGAGTAGTTTGAGACTGAGATTGGGTTGGTAGCCGTGGCTGTACAGGATTGTGCCAACAAGTCCATCTTCTTCTATTACTCTATCTGTTTATGTTCTGTTATAAGTTTTTTTTGGTCATTATAGTTAaaagagttgtgaattttatGTAATCGGAGGAAAATTGAATATTATTCCAAATGTCCTAAAACAATTTTCACAATTTATTactattttatatgatttttttaaaatagttatgtttttttttttttaaaaactccaaaataattattttattttatttttaaaaataccACATTAACTATGttttaaacaaaacaaaaattaGCCGACAAAAGAAGGAGTTAGACTCAATGGCGCATGCATACATAAGTTGTACACAGGCGCCAACATGTGTGACGAATGCTTATAGGAAATGTCATTGCATGTGGCGCGTGCATGCATCTTATAGGAGCATGCGCCACATGCAGTGGATACTGTGTAGGTTATGATTTTCTATATATAATGCATCTCCTCCACCATCATTTTCACTCATCTTCTAAGTCTCTCTTTCaaattttcttgaaaatattGTCTTATATGTCGACTTATATATacaagagaaatgtcgatttGATTTATTCGGCAGTAAAGTCTCCGATGAAGATCCGACTCTAGAACACGTAGACGTTCGAGCATCTTCATAAGAGTTTGATATGTTTGTTAGGTGGAGACATTGTATATGGTGAAAAGATCAAAAGAATTCAAATGCTTGTTACGGTGTACAACGACAATGAAGAAAGTCGTTTATGGGACTCAGTTAAAACTGATAGGGATTGTCGTATTATGATGCATAGCTCTGAGGAAATTGTTCTGATGGTTGTAATAGCATAGATATGTTATTTagttgttgtatttgtttgtcTTGTTGTTAACTTGTTGTTTTAATTATTGTTTTATTATTGTTTAAATTGTTGTAACTAAATGTTGTGATATTTATGAAATGAACGTTGTTTTCAATATCAAATAAAAGGTTACATATAAAATTATGTTGTGGTACTTGTTCTAATATTGGGGCAGTTTATACGATTTTGTTCGGGCTAGCGATATGAACTACATAATCTCaccattttgttcgtcgtatccattttAGTTCGAATATGCATGTTGTTAGGATGACCTTTTTTCTTTTATCGCATATTTTCATTGTGTCAAACTATCTCTCATTGGTATGCAGGCCAATACTCATCCTGTGTTACCACCAAAAGCTATTGTTGTACACATTTCATAGGTTTATGACTTTATAAACGATGAATAGTAAGTTGGAAGGGTCTTGCCGAGCCTTTGAACATGTCACTATGACATGGGAGCAAAGCATACGGAAGGCTTGAAACTTTCCGCaatcgcaccaacctctatctagttctACTCGATAGTATCCCCTTGGTCTCCCCTCATTGTGGTTCATTGTCTCATCTATACTGAACCAACCTTTACGACGGTCAAACATTGTGACCACATGTATGTTAGCTTTGACAATTTTCTCcttaatgaatttcattgaaaTTTCACGGAACAGTTGCCCCGATTGTAACACTGAACCCCATTTTGAACTTCTGATCTCAAATAGTGATCCTaacctaaaataggttgctcTCACCAAAGCAGTTATCGGTAGGTTTCAGATACCTTTAAAGACAGAGTTAATTGATTCCACGAGATTTGTTGTCATATGGCCCTATCGTTGACCattgttgaatgccctggtccacttctccaatggaatattatcgatccaccttACTGCATATGCATTTTTCAATATGATCTCCTTGTGGTAATGTTTGAAGGAAGGTTTTGTTAATGCATACTCTGTGTggcggtaaattcatgaccattgagctatggataaactcaatgtcaataaaactagagtcgtCATCGCGCTTTaattgttttcaaaggaaaatggaaaattacgaacaaaactcaaagataagaagttttcaaatcaaaactaataaaatgtcaaagattacaggtaagggggttggttacacagagggaaggtattagtactcaaagtatcctaggtactcctagggagccctttttgtgtgcaagtgttttagttgaaaagaCGTTTGCTAAAAAAATATAGATTtaggggatgagaaaagaattcatttattatatttttgtgtttgacaagactttcggtcttatgcctacgtaccaacataaaaatgagggatcaaaaccccgtagttcgtggtaaatatttcaaagaaattggtggattgattttaacaagagtttaaagatcttttgttataaatgggagaatactcaaccaagCATCCACCAATAATGAGTGTTTTACAACACTTAAGAGGGAGGGCTCtaacttggattcaatcaacaagtatgccactaacccctaataaacggaaagacttataatcaatatcatggaatgggagaattatatctcaaccatagataactcaaatctaaatacTCTCTTGcaaaagttttaaaagaaaatgGCACAAAATGGTCAAAAACttaaatgaggttgttagttctttttgtctttttgaaagttaagtcaatatgattaagtttatttacaagtttgattaagaaaatattttgaaaaccaatggtataaggccaaagtttctactcattaaaacaagtctaagttgaaaacacaaacaaagaaggttttgaaatgagggagagattttaaaatttaagaaggaaaggaggagatgaagagactattCTAGACAGAAATTTAcaagtttagagttgaaaagatttgaccaatgagatgcaattcataagacaagaatgtcagatagaaacccattttcttTGAACTattgagcaagaaacaagcaTAAGCATCCAAGAAATAAGTGTGAAGatcaaaggcatcaaataaagatagccaaaattcaagcaagcattccaaaagcaagcagtctctagtgtcttcaaatgtatcagatgaaatattccttgtggAAAACTCAAAGAAACAAACATCAGACATAAACAACTATAACAGGATAACAGATTAAACATAGGGACAAAGTATCAAATAAACCAACAAAGCTCAAGGTTTGTCTCGGATGAATGGCATTGGTcaagataactcagtctcaaataatggcattggccaagtccttcaaAGCATGAGGACGTTGCCTACTATAAGTCCAAAAGTGCATATCAAGTCAAGGGCAGAGGGTCAACAATCCAtcaacatattttttagggttttgttgtttattaggtattttaaggtcctaagaccacaaacagaacaaaaccgcaagcacacaatatatataatcacaaagatatggctcaagtgagcaaagtgaaaaggacttaaacataaacatcttgcatgaaatgtaaatgccaataaatgataaaggtactagaatttaaattgc includes these proteins:
- the LOC127119558 gene encoding single-stranded DNA-binding protein WHY1, chloroplastic isoform X1, whose protein sequence is MDLLAQSCTATATNPISVSNYSFITPRKLISSRRVAPTFCSNLPQFSFTSSHPERVQPKPILKPFPSPQPERPQPSPSPATFHKTAVVKLPARVYVGHSLYKGKAVLTVAPRPPEFTSLDSGAFKISRQGCVLLQFAPSVLPFQYDWTKKQVFSLSVGEIGILINLGAKETCEFYHDPFLGKSDEGKARKVLKVEPLHDDSGHMFNLSVVNKPENLNENIFIPVTKAEFAIFKSLFSFIMPCLLGWNAFGSSIKPEVNIASPRKEDSEWVE
- the LOC127119558 gene encoding single-stranded DNA-binding protein WHY1, chloroplastic isoform X2; this encodes MDLLAQSCTATATNPISVSNYSFITPRKLISSRRVAPTFCSNLPQFSFTSSHPERVQPKPILKPFPSPQPERPQPSPSPATFHKTAVVKLPARVYVGHSLYKGKAVLTVAPRPPEFTSLDSGAFKISRQGCVLLQFAPSVLPFQYDWTKKQVFSLSVGEIGILINLGAKETCEFYHDPFLGKSDEGKARKVLKVEPLHDDSGHMFNLIYHAMPFRLECLW